The Streptomyces capitiformicae genome contains the following window.
GCGCTCGTCCTCTCGACACCGGCCGCGCCCCGGCGGCTCACTGGTCGCGGAAGCGCACGATCTTGACGAACTCGTCCGCGTCCAGCGACGCGCCACCGACGAGGGCGCCGTCGATGTCGGCCTGGGCCATGATCTCGGCGACGTTGCCGGCCTTGACGGAGCCGCCGTACTGGATGCGGACCTGGTCGGCCAGCTCCTGGCCGTACAACTCGACGAGCTTGGCCCGGATGGCGGCACACACCTCCTGGGCGTCCTCGGCGCCGCAGACCTTGCCGGTGCCGATGGCCCAGACGGGCTCGTAGGCGATCACGATGGTCTCGGCGTGCTCGGCGGGGACGTCCTTGAGGCCGCCCTCGACCTGGGCGAGGGTGTGGGCGACGTGGTTGCCCGCCTCGCGGACCTCCAGCTCCTCGCCGACGCACAGGATCGGGGTCAGGCCGTGCTTGAAGGCGGCCTTGACCTTGGCGTTGACGATCTCGTCGGTCTCGTCGTGGTACTGGCGGCGCTCGGAGTGGCCGATCGCCACGAAGGTGCACTTGAGCTTGGCCAGCATCGGGCCGGAGATCTCGCCGGTGTAGGCGCCGGAGTCGTGGGCCGAGAGGTCCTGGGCACCATACTTGATCTTGAGCTTGTCGCCGTCGACCAGGGTCTGGACCGAGCGCAGGTCGGTGAAGGGCGGCAGGACCGCGACCTCACAGGCCTCGTAGTCCTTGTCGGCGAGGGCGAAGGCGAGCTTCTGGACGTGGGCGATGGCCTCCAGGTGGTTGAGGTTCATCTTCCAGTTGCCCGCCATCAGCGGCGTACGCGTGCTCAAAGGTCAGTCCTCCAGTGCGGCGAGGCCGGGGAGCGTCTTGCCCTCGAGGTATTCGAGGGAGGCGCCGCCACCGGTCGAGATGTGGCCGAATGCGTTCTCGTCGAAGCCCAGGATGCGCACGGCCGCGGCGGAGTCTCCGCCGCCGACGACCGTGAAGGCCTGGGAGTCGAGGAGTGCCTGGGCGACCGCCTTGGTGCCCTCGGCGAAATCGGGGTGCTCGAAGACGCCCATGGGGCCGTTCCAGAAGACGGTGGCGGCGTCGGCGATCTTCGAGGCGTACAGCTTGCGGGACTCCGGACCGATGTCCAGGCCCATCTGGTCGGTCGGCATGGCGTCCGCGACGACCGCGGTGGCGTCGGCCGGATCCTTGCTCTTCAGGTCCGGGAACGCGGGCGCGACCACGGCGTCGACGGGCAGGACCAGCTCGACACCGGTCTTCTCCGCGCGCTCCAGGTACTCGGCGACCGCGCCGAGCTGGTCCTCCTGGAGCAGGGAGCTGCCGATCTCAAGGCCCTTGGCCTTGAGGAAGGTGTACGCCATGCCGCCGCCGATGAGGATGCGGTCGGCCTTGCCGAGCAGCTGGTCGATGACGGCGAGCTTGTCGGAGACCTTGGCGCCGCCGAGGGCGACCACGTAGGGACGCTGGACGTCCTCGGTGAGCTTCTTCAGGACGCCGACCTCGGTGGCGATGAGGTACCCGGCGTAGTGCGGCAGCCGGGCCGGCAGGTCGAAGACCGAGGCGTGCCCCCGGTGCACCGCACCGAAGCCGTCGCCCACGTAGACGTCGGCGAGGGCGGCGAGCCGGTCCGCGAAGGCGCCGCGCTCGGCGTCGTCCTTGGCCGTCTCACCGGCGTTGAAGCGCAGGTTCTCGACGACGGCGACCTGGCCGTCGGTGAGGCCCGCGACGGTGGAGGCGGCGGACTCGCCGACCGTGTCCGTGGCGAACTGGACCTCGACGCCGAGGAGTTCACCGAGGCGGGCGGCTGCCGGGGCGAGCGAGAAGGCCGGGTCCGGGGCGCCCTTGGGGCGGCCCAGGTGCGAGGCGACGACCACGCGAGCGCCCGCCTCGGCCAGCGCCTTCACGGTGGGCAGTACGGCGCGGATGCGGCCGTCGTCGGTGATGGTGGTGCCGGACAGCGGCACATTGAGGTCGGCGCGGACGAAGACCCGCTTGCCCGTGACCCCTTCGGCGAGGAGTTCGTCGATCGTCTTCATGGAAAGGGGCTCCTGAGGGAGGACTCGTGGTGCTCGTGATCTTAAGAGGGCTGATCTGCACGTGAGTCAGGGCCCGGGCGGCGCGTCACTGCGCCGCCCGAGCCCTGCCGTCACATCAAGTGCCTGCTCTGCCGATCAGAGCTGGTTGCCCACGAAGACCGTGAGGTCGACGAGGCGGTTGGAGTAGCCCCACTCGTTGTCGTACCAGCCGACGACCTTGACGGACTTGCCCTGGACCATGGTCAGGGAGGAGTCGAAGGTGCAGGAGGCCGGCCAGTTCACGATGTCCGAGGACACGATCGGGTCCGCGGTGTACTCGAGGATGCCCTTGAGCTGGCCCTCGGCGGCCTTCTGGAAGGCGTTGTTGACCTCGTCCTTGGTGACCTCGCGGTCCAGCTCGATGACCAGGTCGGTGACCGAGCCGGTCGGAACCGGGACGCGCATGGCGATGCCGTCCAGCTTGCCCTTGAGCTGCGGGAGGA
Protein-coding sequences here:
- the tpiA gene encoding triose-phosphate isomerase, giving the protein MSTRTPLMAGNWKMNLNHLEAIAHVQKLAFALADKDYEACEVAVLPPFTDLRSVQTLVDGDKLKIKYGAQDLSAHDSGAYTGEISGPMLAKLKCTFVAIGHSERRQYHDETDEIVNAKVKAAFKHGLTPILCVGEELEVREAGNHVAHTLAQVEGGLKDVPAEHAETIVIAYEPVWAIGTGKVCGAEDAQEVCAAIRAKLVELYGQELADQVRIQYGGSVKAGNVAEIMAQADIDGALVGGASLDADEFVKIVRFRDQ
- a CDS encoding phosphoglycerate kinase — its product is MKTIDELLAEGVTGKRVFVRADLNVPLSGTTITDDGRIRAVLPTVKALAEAGARVVVASHLGRPKGAPDPAFSLAPAAARLGELLGVEVQFATDTVGESAASTVAGLTDGQVAVVENLRFNAGETAKDDAERGAFADRLAALADVYVGDGFGAVHRGHASVFDLPARLPHYAGYLIATEVGVLKKLTEDVQRPYVVALGGAKVSDKLAVIDQLLGKADRILIGGGMAYTFLKAKGLEIGSSLLQEDQLGAVAEYLERAEKTGVELVLPVDAVVAPAFPDLKSKDPADATAVVADAMPTDQMGLDIGPESRKLYASKIADAATVFWNGPMGVFEHPDFAEGTKAVAQALLDSQAFTVVGGGDSAAAVRILGFDENAFGHISTGGGASLEYLEGKTLPGLAALED